The following coding sequences lie in one Jonesia denitrificans DSM 20603 genomic window:
- a CDS encoding glycosyltransferase family 2 protein, which translates to MSATLLTLVVPAYNSAPYLHRCIDSLLGEDRVEVVIVNDGSTDDTAAIADAYAFAHPQVVRVIHQVNAGHGGAVNAGIAAARGEYVKVVDSDDWLNRDALRALLSTIVEQESRGVRIDAFITNFVKEREGARHCPATRYTNVMPQGRPFGWSEVGAFRTRQHLMMHAVCFRTEVIRASGLQLPEHTFYVDNLFVFVPLIHTRTVYYLNVDLYRYFIGRDDQSVAHDVMIRRSDQHVKVTRLLLDAMPARGSVDTQLFSYLIHHLEVVCAITSIVLLHAGGRENLATRTALWNDIRAKDAWLHARLRRSLVGTTSNLPGSAGRKISVAAYHIARRVVGFS; encoded by the coding sequence ATGTCCGCCACGTTGTTAACCCTGGTTGTTCCCGCCTATAACTCGGCACCCTACCTGCACCGGTGCATTGATTCACTCCTTGGTGAAGACCGTGTTGAGGTCGTGATTGTCAACGATGGATCCACCGATGACACTGCTGCAATCGCTGACGCCTACGCATTCGCACACCCCCAGGTCGTGCGGGTCATCCACCAGGTCAACGCCGGCCACGGTGGTGCAGTGAACGCAGGAATCGCCGCCGCACGCGGCGAGTATGTCAAGGTTGTTGACTCCGATGACTGGCTCAACCGTGATGCTCTACGCGCCTTACTATCAACGATCGTGGAGCAAGAGTCGCGTGGGGTGCGCATCGACGCGTTTATCACGAACTTCGTCAAGGAACGCGAGGGAGCACGTCACTGTCCGGCCACGCGGTACACCAATGTGATGCCGCAGGGCCGTCCATTTGGGTGGTCAGAAGTGGGCGCTTTCCGTACCCGACAACACCTCATGATGCATGCCGTGTGTTTCCGCACTGAGGTGATTCGCGCATCCGGATTGCAACTCCCTGAGCACACGTTCTATGTGGATAATCTGTTTGTTTTTGTGCCGCTGATCCACACCCGCACGGTGTACTACCTCAATGTTGATCTGTACCGGTACTTTATTGGCCGCGACGACCAATCAGTAGCTCACGACGTGATGATTCGCCGCTCCGATCAGCACGTGAAAGTCACTCGCCTCCTTCTTGATGCCATGCCGGCACGTGGAAGCGTGGATACTCAACTGTTCTCCTACCTCATCCACCACCTGGAAGTGGTCTGTGCCATCACGTCGATCGTGCTTCTGCACGCCGGTGGGCGAGAGAATCTCGCCACGCGCACAGCGTTGTGGAATGACATTCGCGCCAAAGACGCCTGGCTGCATGCCCGGTTGCGCCGGTCCCTGGTGGGGACCACAAGTAACCTACCCGGGTCCGCAGGCCGGAAAATTTCGGTGGCCGCGTATCACATCGCCCGGCGGGTAGTCGGGTTCAGTTAG
- a CDS encoding FAD/NAD(P)-binding protein: MRTDARPDSCRRVAVVGAGPKALAALVELERLLAGESWSTGGDRGPVLGHDNQVPVSVWDPAEAGPGAVWDPATPVPLIMNVSASIVDLSCPSFPLSYVQWAQSHECADAREQFPPRARMGEYLRAVWGALSASPWLSVHHIAQRVVSVEPDAQGTWTVVDESGARSGGWGSVLLATGHRTPVGCGVYEQVRDTVGMSGAPGEGDWGEDDCGEVVIRGAALTGIDMVLLVTEGRGGQWVTRGHEGSSEWEYVSSGREPRVVTLLSRSGIPLSPKPQHTPGHWGEVVRSVTCQLVDVPPTEVLTQRWWDILLDAAHSLAHHVAPDVLSRQHLWDVLTQPDHITPSGAVPAFDPVSADALARMTTHLRMNHGDQPPDAQWVWGRVWNLGYRDIIGSLNRGPRPRAGWELFRHVAVNAERWAYGPPEKTVRKLIALTQRGLLRWAVTPPVAVGEEHIVPAVTQPAGVLTHPRPWEGDTPTPTDAPDPLWRSLLTNGDVTVRPGERGILTDHTTTCINANGTPTHGLHALGRPTEDPIIGHDTLNHTLHGDCAAWAATIHTRLHTAATTPARYPHTMKGTPVSTPLLCQGVTPLTARTEPWMTALLTDPNQCATLLDTYGSPLNIHNFDPLTRNITELTNTASHHGIRFAVYVARKANKTLNLVTAAHTQGAGIDVASTRELRQTLAAGVPGPRIVFSAAIKTRDAITDALRNNVTISLDNLDEAHLVTTTAHTLGLTAHIAFRLAITDPHIAPTRFGLPATDWLTWLTTTNHTHISVDGLHFHLNGYSATERATALRHAITTIDDLRARGCPASFIDMGGGVPMSYLDNGEQWHQFWAAVDRQPASSCEVTWRGDRLGLVDAGADRPSPSVYPYYQDVVRGEWLENIVTSPVAAPTVHDGHGSDRPTPDTTIADALASRDIELRCEPGRSMLDGCGMTLARVMFRKHTSDGVPLVGLAMNRTQVRSTSVDFLVDPVLVRPTDAGEPNEPGSGFFVGAYCIEEELLARRRFVFPQGVAVGDIVAFPNTGGYLMHIVESASHQIPLAANIVATGDRWELDPGDTSDARAGSTN, encoded by the coding sequence ATGAGGACAGATGCGCGGCCTGATTCGTGCCGTCGGGTTGCTGTGGTGGGGGCAGGGCCGAAGGCGTTGGCTGCGTTGGTGGAGTTGGAGCGGCTGCTTGCCGGTGAATCGTGGTCCACTGGTGGTGATCGGGGGCCTGTGCTCGGGCACGACAACCAGGTGCCGGTGTCCGTGTGGGATCCGGCGGAGGCTGGCCCAGGCGCTGTGTGGGATCCGGCGACACCGGTTCCGCTGATTATGAACGTGTCAGCGAGCATTGTTGACTTGTCGTGTCCGTCGTTTCCGTTGTCGTATGTGCAGTGGGCACAGTCGCATGAGTGTGCCGATGCGCGGGAGCAGTTTCCCCCTCGCGCCCGGATGGGTGAGTATTTGCGTGCGGTGTGGGGTGCGTTGAGTGCATCGCCGTGGTTGAGTGTGCACCATATTGCGCAGCGTGTGGTTTCTGTTGAGCCGGATGCGCAGGGGACCTGGACGGTTGTTGATGAGTCCGGTGCCCGGTCTGGCGGGTGGGGGTCGGTGCTCTTGGCAACAGGTCACCGGACCCCGGTGGGGTGTGGTGTGTATGAGCAGGTTCGGGACACGGTGGGGATGAGCGGTGCACCCGGTGAGGGTGACTGGGGTGAGGACGATTGTGGTGAGGTCGTCATTCGTGGTGCCGCGTTGACCGGCATTGACATGGTGTTGCTGGTGACCGAGGGGCGCGGGGGACAGTGGGTCACACGCGGTCACGAAGGTTCCAGTGAGTGGGAGTACGTGTCCTCAGGCAGAGAACCGAGGGTTGTGACATTGCTGTCCCGGTCCGGGATCCCGCTGTCCCCGAAACCGCAGCACACCCCAGGCCACTGGGGTGAGGTAGTGCGGTCTGTGACATGCCAATTGGTAGATGTGCCTCCCACCGAGGTGCTCACACAGCGCTGGTGGGACATTCTCCTTGATGCTGCACACAGCTTGGCGCACCACGTTGCGCCCGATGTGCTGTCTCGACAGCATTTGTGGGACGTGCTCACCCAACCAGATCACATCACCCCCAGCGGTGCCGTGCCTGCCTTCGACCCAGTGTCTGCGGATGCGCTGGCGCGCATGACCACCCACCTGCGCATGAACCATGGTGACCAACCACCAGACGCCCAGTGGGTGTGGGGGCGGGTGTGGAACCTGGGGTACCGCGACATCATCGGGTCGCTGAATCGCGGGCCACGTCCCCGCGCAGGGTGGGAATTGTTCCGTCACGTAGCGGTCAACGCGGAACGGTGGGCGTATGGTCCACCAGAAAAAACAGTGCGCAAACTGATTGCGCTCACCCAACGCGGGCTCCTGCGATGGGCCGTGACACCACCGGTGGCGGTGGGGGAGGAACACATCGTTCCAGCAGTGACACAACCAGCAGGAGTGCTCACACACCCGCGCCCGTGGGAAGGGGACACACCCACGCCAACCGATGCGCCCGACCCCCTGTGGCGCTCCCTGCTCACCAACGGTGATGTCACCGTCCGACCTGGAGAACGCGGGATCCTCACCGACCACACCACCACCTGCATCAACGCCAACGGAACCCCCACCCACGGGTTGCACGCACTAGGACGACCCACCGAAGACCCCATCATCGGACACGACACCCTCAACCACACCCTCCACGGCGACTGTGCCGCCTGGGCGGCGACCATCCACACCCGCCTCCACACGGCCGCAACCACACCAGCCCGCTACCCACACACGATGAAAGGAACACCAGTGTCCACCCCACTCCTGTGTCAAGGAGTCACCCCCCTCACCGCCCGCACCGAACCCTGGATGACCGCACTCCTCACCGACCCCAACCAGTGCGCCACCCTCCTCGACACCTACGGGTCACCACTCAACATCCACAACTTTGACCCCCTGACCCGCAACATCACCGAACTCACCAACACCGCCAGCCACCACGGCATCCGGTTCGCCGTTTACGTCGCCCGGAAAGCCAATAAAACCCTCAACCTCGTCACCGCCGCCCACACCCAAGGCGCCGGAATCGACGTGGCCAGCACCCGCGAACTACGCCAAACCCTCGCCGCTGGGGTTCCCGGCCCACGCATCGTCTTCTCCGCCGCCATCAAAACCCGCGACGCCATCACCGACGCCCTCCGCAACAACGTCACCATCAGCCTCGACAACCTCGACGAAGCCCACCTCGTCACCACCACCGCCCACACACTCGGGCTAACCGCCCACATCGCCTTCCGCCTCGCCATCACCGACCCCCACATTGCTCCCACCCGCTTCGGCCTCCCTGCAACCGACTGGCTCACCTGGCTCACCACCACCAACCACACCCACATCAGCGTCGACGGACTCCACTTCCACCTCAACGGGTACTCCGCCACCGAACGCGCCACCGCACTCCGCCACGCCATCACCACCATCGATGACCTCCGCGCTCGCGGGTGCCCGGCATCATTCATTGACATGGGTGGTGGTGTCCCCATGTCGTACCTTGACAATGGTGAGCAGTGGCACCAGTTCTGGGCTGCTGTTGACCGTCAACCTGCGAGTTCGTGCGAGGTGACGTGGCGTGGGGACCGTTTGGGTTTGGTTGATGCGGGCGCTGATCGCCCGTCGCCGTCCGTGTACCCCTATTACCAGGATGTGGTGCGTGGGGAGTGGCTGGAGAACATTGTGACCAGCCCGGTTGCGGCCCCCACCGTGCACGACGGGCATGGCTCTGATCGTCCCACACCGGACACCACCATTGCCGATGCGCTGGCCAGCCGTGACATCGAGTTACGGTGCGAACCGGGCCGGTCCATGCTTGACGGGTGCGGGATGACGTTGGCGCGGGTGATGTTCCGGAAACACACAAGCGATGGGGTGCCGCTGGTGGGGTTAGCGATGAACCGCACTCAGGTGCGGTCCACGTCGGTAGATTTTTTGGTGGATCCAGTCCTCGTACGCCCCACAGATGCGGGGGAACCCAACGAGCCTGGGTCAGGGTTCTTCGTGGGGGCGTACTGCATTGAAGAGGAACTGCTAGCACGCCGGCGATTTGTGTTTCCGCAGGGTGTGGCCGTGGGGGATATTGTGGCGTTCCCTAATACGGGCGGCTACCTCATGCACATTGTCGAGTCTGCGTCACACCAAATCCCGTTGGCCGCGAACATTGTCGCCACCGGTGACCGGTGGGAGCTCGACCCAGGAGACACCAGTGACGCAAGAGCAGGATCGACTAACTGA
- a CDS encoding pyridoxal-phosphate dependent enzyme has protein sequence MTVNKLVQVSDRADHELQGHTGFVPTPTVRLDRLFAGAAGPQVFAKLDNLQVSGSTKERTAQSLLDAAFASGRLRVGGTVVESTSGNLGMALARQCALRDVQFIAVVDERANVAACTVMRAYGAHVELVPTPGDGNRLWARVERVQELIAKIPGALTTNQYGNETNPHAHAASTFPEICAELGGAPDRLFVATSTTGTVRGCVEAAQGMGVSTQVVAVDAEGSALFGGIPGERLLPGLGAGFVTELSRQAHPHEVVRIAERDMVRGCRVLARREGILAGASTGALVAAVGRALVAHPQSGSERWVFLVHDGGVPYLPTVYDDKWVHDSYGLDVSRDESLSAANPFVTLVDAA, from the coding sequence ATGACTGTGAACAAGCTTGTGCAGGTGAGCGATCGAGCTGACCACGAACTCCAGGGGCATACCGGTTTTGTGCCCACCCCGACAGTGCGCCTCGACCGCTTGTTTGCTGGTGCGGCGGGCCCCCAGGTGTTCGCAAAACTCGACAATCTGCAAGTGTCAGGAAGCACGAAGGAACGGACTGCTCAGTCCTTGCTCGATGCGGCATTTGCCAGTGGGCGGTTGCGGGTGGGCGGCACAGTTGTGGAGTCAACATCCGGGAATCTGGGGATGGCGTTGGCCCGCCAGTGTGCGTTGCGTGACGTGCAATTCATTGCGGTTGTTGATGAGCGAGCGAACGTGGCGGCCTGCACAGTGATGCGAGCTTATGGTGCCCATGTGGAGTTGGTGCCGACCCCCGGTGACGGGAACCGGTTGTGGGCCAGGGTTGAGCGGGTCCAGGAACTTATTGCCAAGATCCCTGGTGCGTTGACAACAAACCAGTACGGTAACGAGACAAACCCGCACGCGCATGCTGCCAGTACCTTCCCGGAGATCTGTGCGGAACTTGGTGGTGCTCCGGATCGGTTGTTTGTGGCGACGAGTACCACAGGTACGGTCCGTGGGTGTGTGGAAGCAGCGCAGGGCATGGGCGTGTCAACCCAGGTGGTCGCGGTGGATGCGGAGGGGTCAGCACTGTTTGGCGGTATCCCCGGGGAACGGTTGTTACCCGGCTTGGGGGCCGGGTTTGTGACGGAATTGTCGCGCCAGGCACACCCGCATGAGGTGGTGCGCATCGCGGAGCGGGACATGGTGCGCGGGTGTCGGGTGTTGGCTCGCCGTGAGGGGATTTTGGCGGGTGCCTCCACGGGTGCGCTGGTTGCAGCGGTGGGCCGCGCGTTGGTGGCGCATCCGCAGTCTGGTTCGGAGCGGTGGGTGTTCCTTGTGCATGATGGGGGTGTCCCTTATCTGCCCACTGTGTATGACGACAAGTGGGTGCATGACTCGTATGGTCTTGATGTGAGTCGTGATGAGTCGCTCAGTGCAGCGAACCCGTTTGTCACGTTGGTGGATGCCGCGTAA
- a CDS encoding ABC-F family ATP-binding cassette domain-containing protein, which produces MSSQLSPAVTLHNVTYEWPDGSVALDSVSGTFLPGRTGLIGRNGSGKSTLLRLIAGELSPTDGTITRIGDVAYLPQTLTLNTATTVADLLGITNTIAALQAIEQGDVAEHHFDTIGDDWDIETRAMEQLHSVGLSNIALHRSTNTLSGGQVMIAALTGLRLRTAPITLLDEPTNNLDRSTRRHLYRYIENWPGTLVVVSHDPALLEIMGTTTELRAGTLTTFGGPYSAWSDDLAAQQAAAEQAARTAKNALKVEKKQRIEAETQLARRAAQGRKASTSMPPIIAGGFKRKAEATAGATRQLMDSRIASAKMAVEAAQSLLRDDEAIHLTLPDPDVPRSRRIAQLHDAHQTIHVQGPERVALVGPNGVGKTRFLQHLVHRTEPMPGGATGELLIDRVGYLPQRLMALEDNLSALDNIAPYAPHMTVGELRNQCARLLLRGDTVLRPVGSLSGGERFRVHLARLLFAQPPAQLLILDEPTNNLDMDTVTQLVDALSEYRGALLVVSHDDGVLDRLGITMTVEMTSGGGLRVMQ; this is translated from the coding sequence ATGTCATCACAACTTTCTCCAGCAGTAACTCTTCACAATGTCACCTACGAATGGCCCGACGGGAGCGTTGCTCTCGATTCGGTGTCAGGAACTTTTTTGCCTGGGCGCACGGGTCTTATCGGTCGTAACGGCAGTGGAAAGTCCACGCTGCTGAGGCTCATCGCAGGTGAACTCAGTCCCACAGATGGAACGATCACCCGCATCGGCGATGTGGCTTACTTGCCCCAAACGCTCACCCTCAACACCGCCACAACCGTGGCTGACCTCCTTGGCATCACCAACACAATCGCCGCGCTCCAGGCCATAGAGCAAGGCGACGTGGCAGAACACCACTTCGACACCATCGGTGATGACTGGGACATCGAAACGCGCGCCATGGAACAACTCCACAGTGTCGGACTATCCAACATCGCCCTTCACCGAAGCACGAACACTCTCTCTGGTGGCCAGGTGATGATCGCAGCCCTCACCGGATTGCGCCTGCGCACAGCACCCATCACACTACTTGACGAACCCACCAACAACCTGGACCGTTCCACCCGCCGTCACCTGTATCGGTACATAGAAAATTGGCCGGGAACGCTGGTAGTTGTGAGTCACGATCCAGCTCTCCTTGAGATCATGGGTACCACGACAGAACTCAGAGCAGGCACCCTCACCACGTTTGGTGGACCCTACAGTGCGTGGAGTGATGACCTTGCTGCGCAGCAAGCAGCCGCGGAGCAAGCTGCCCGCACCGCGAAAAACGCGTTGAAGGTGGAAAAGAAACAACGAATAGAGGCAGAAACACAACTGGCCCGCCGTGCCGCACAGGGCCGTAAAGCATCCACCTCCATGCCCCCGATCATTGCCGGGGGATTCAAGCGCAAAGCAGAAGCGACAGCTGGCGCCACCCGGCAACTCATGGATTCACGCATCGCCTCCGCGAAAATGGCGGTGGAAGCCGCTCAGTCCTTACTGAGGGACGACGAAGCCATCCATCTCACGTTGCCCGACCCTGACGTGCCACGGAGCCGACGGATCGCACAGTTACACGATGCGCACCAAACCATCCATGTGCAAGGGCCGGAACGGGTGGCGTTAGTAGGACCCAATGGGGTCGGAAAAACGAGGTTTCTCCAGCACCTTGTCCACCGCACCGAGCCGATGCCAGGCGGAGCCACCGGGGAGTTATTGATCGACCGGGTGGGGTATTTACCGCAACGCTTGATGGCATTGGAGGACAACCTCAGCGCTCTGGACAACATTGCCCCCTACGCACCCCACATGACCGTGGGGGAGTTACGCAACCAGTGTGCACGGCTGCTGTTGCGTGGTGACACGGTGCTGCGTCCCGTGGGTTCGCTGTCTGGTGGTGAGCGCTTTCGAGTCCACCTTGCACGGCTGCTTTTTGCCCAACCACCAGCCCAGTTACTCATCCTTGATGAGCCGACAAACAACCTGGACATGGACACAGTCACGCAGCTCGTTGATGCGCTATCCGAGTATCGTGGTGCACTCCTTGTGGTGAGCCATGATGACGGGGTGCTTGACCGTCTTGGCATCACCATGACGGTGGAAATGACCTCTGGCGGCGGGCTTCGGGTGATGCAGTGA
- a CDS encoding TetR/AcrR family transcriptional regulator produces the protein MADNTPRSTSRAPRTAPDERMRDITNAARRLFATRGIARTSFTDLAREVKVARGLIYHYFPDKDAIVDAVLADYISEFVRAVEEWDAAREPGNIDKALKDCITVFRTHMRSMDPMHTELQRVENTGLYNRFLHRAVTAIVDCLELTTIEAYAARHKIEISHVRETFYVLIYGLVGLSRNNPAVGDDVLIDITRQILRLPPARLTTLEPRHTPHGEPPMPG, from the coding sequence ATGGCTGACAACACACCACGCTCCACATCGAGAGCCCCACGAACCGCACCAGACGAACGGATGCGCGACATCACAAACGCCGCACGCCGCCTCTTTGCCACCCGTGGGATCGCACGCACCTCCTTCACCGACCTCGCCCGTGAAGTCAAAGTCGCCCGTGGCCTCATCTACCACTATTTCCCCGACAAAGACGCCATTGTCGATGCGGTCCTCGCCGACTACATCTCCGAGTTCGTGCGCGCCGTCGAAGAATGGGACGCCGCCCGAGAGCCCGGCAACATCGACAAAGCACTGAAAGACTGCATCACGGTTTTTCGCACCCACATGAGGTCCATGGACCCCATGCACACCGAACTCCAGCGAGTAGAAAATACAGGTCTCTACAACCGCTTCCTCCACCGCGCTGTCACCGCCATCGTTGACTGCCTCGAACTCACCACCATCGAGGCGTACGCCGCACGACACAAAATCGAAATCTCTCACGTCCGCGAAACGTTCTATGTTCTCATTTACGGGCTTGTTGGACTTTCCCGGAATAACCCTGCGGTCGGCGACGACGTCCTCATCGACATCACCCGCCAAATTCTGCGGCTGCCACCCGCACGTCTGACAACACTTGAGCCTCGGCACACACCTCACGGGGAGCCGCCTATGCCGGGCTAA
- a CDS encoding DUF5692 family protein — MFLFESLTWYQVLMWFVVLGALIGLNELVRWSKKAAIGLFIVLPILLTIFVWPQTAGAGSSTGTWFHWVKVYSALAGCIGFMLIRYNERLAANKYMLWFPPAILGLNILEAVIRDFQVAGFAEGMVDGVYMIGGPWNIMNGVAGILNLVTICGWVGIFVTRDRFKDMLWPDMLWFWIIAYDLWNFAYVYNCVGDHSFYAGAALLISCTIPAFFIRRGAWLQHRAHTLAFWMMFTMAVPTFVSDSAFAVESSHDPTALFVVSFISLIANIAVVIYQVRTIIVKRRHPLHDELYPELAAFQAIAAERTDDAHPTGGVKEPVTV, encoded by the coding sequence GTGTTTCTCTTTGAATCTCTCACCTGGTATCAGGTGCTCATGTGGTTTGTTGTCCTGGGGGCGCTCATAGGCCTCAACGAACTCGTCCGGTGGTCCAAAAAAGCCGCCATTGGTTTGTTTATTGTGCTGCCGATCCTGCTCACCATCTTCGTGTGGCCACAGACAGCAGGGGCCGGATCTTCCACCGGAACATGGTTCCACTGGGTGAAGGTGTACTCCGCTCTCGCCGGGTGTATCGGGTTCATGCTCATCCGATACAACGAACGGCTCGCCGCCAACAAATACATGTTGTGGTTTCCACCAGCCATCCTTGGCTTGAACATTCTCGAAGCGGTCATCCGCGACTTCCAGGTTGCCGGATTCGCTGAAGGCATGGTCGACGGCGTGTACATGATCGGTGGCCCCTGGAACATCATGAACGGTGTTGCCGGGATCTTGAACCTTGTCACCATCTGCGGGTGGGTCGGTATCTTCGTCACCCGAGACCGGTTCAAAGACATGCTGTGGCCAGACATGCTGTGGTTCTGGATCATCGCCTACGACCTGTGGAACTTCGCTTACGTGTACAACTGCGTTGGAGACCACTCCTTCTACGCAGGGGCGGCCCTCCTCATTTCCTGCACTATCCCAGCGTTCTTTATTCGCCGTGGAGCCTGGTTGCAGCACCGCGCCCACACGTTGGCATTCTGGATGATGTTCACCATGGCCGTTCCCACATTCGTGTCTGACTCAGCATTCGCGGTGGAGTCATCACACGACCCGACAGCACTGTTTGTGGTCAGCTTCATCTCGCTCATCGCCAACATTGCCGTGGTGATCTACCAGGTGCGCACGATCATCGTCAAGCGTCGTCACCCACTGCACGACGAACTGTACCCAGAACTTGCAGCGTTCCAAGCGATCGCGGCAGAGCGCACAGACGATGCGCACCCCACAGGCGGTGTGAAAGAACCAGTCACCGTTTAA
- a CDS encoding CCA tRNA nucleotidyltransferase produces the protein MNPTVIELGELFHAAGHELAIVGGPVRDALLGRTSHDLDFATSASPDETEALLRTWGDSHWDIGKEFGTIGAMRHGVNGSDDIVVEITTYRTDKYDPTSRKPLVAFGDTLDGDLSRRDFTVNAMAIRLPELTFADPFDGLNDLSHGLLRTPIRPEQSFDDDPLRMMRAARFAAQLGFTVEPDAFAAIAAMAGRISIVSAERVRDELTKLMLSAHPVTGLEVLVNTGLAHHVIPEVPGMKEASDEHNRHKDVYAHTMTVIQQAIDLETGPDGPVPAPDLVLRFAALMHDVGKPATRKFEPNGTVSFHHHELVGAKMTAKRLRALRFDKDTIKSVSRLVELHLRFHGYGEGAWTDSAVRRYVTDAGPHLERLHRLTRADCTTRNKNKARRLSRAYDDLEQRIVALREQEEIDAIRPDLNGEQIMDILGIAPGREVGLAYKYLLELRMDEGPLDEDTAKERLLQWWAQHN, from the coding sequence ATGAACCCCACCGTGATAGAACTCGGCGAGCTCTTTCACGCTGCGGGACACGAACTTGCCATTGTGGGCGGACCGGTGCGTGACGCGTTGCTGGGGCGGACTTCCCATGATCTCGATTTTGCGACGAGTGCTAGCCCGGATGAGACCGAAGCGCTGCTACGGACGTGGGGTGACAGTCACTGGGATATCGGAAAAGAGTTCGGCACCATCGGGGCGATGCGTCACGGCGTCAACGGCAGTGACGACATTGTCGTAGAAATCACCACATACCGTACTGACAAGTATGATCCCACCTCACGAAAACCGTTGGTCGCGTTCGGGGACACCCTCGACGGTGACCTGTCTCGACGTGACTTCACCGTGAATGCGATGGCTATTCGCCTTCCTGAGCTCACCTTCGCTGACCCATTTGATGGACTCAATGACCTATCTCATGGGCTACTTCGCACCCCCATTCGCCCTGAGCAGTCCTTTGATGACGACCCACTGCGGATGATGCGTGCTGCACGTTTTGCTGCGCAGTTGGGCTTCACCGTAGAACCGGACGCGTTCGCTGCTATTGCTGCCATGGCAGGGCGGATCAGTATTGTGTCGGCAGAACGTGTTCGGGACGAATTAACCAAACTGATGCTCAGTGCCCACCCAGTGACTGGCCTTGAGGTCCTGGTGAACACTGGGCTTGCACATCATGTCATCCCTGAGGTTCCCGGGATGAAAGAAGCAAGCGATGAACACAACCGGCACAAAGATGTGTATGCCCACACGATGACGGTGATCCAACAGGCCATCGACCTTGAGACTGGTCCTGACGGACCCGTTCCAGCCCCTGACCTTGTGTTACGGTTCGCGGCGTTGATGCATGACGTTGGGAAGCCTGCGACCCGAAAATTTGAACCCAATGGCACAGTGTCTTTCCACCACCATGAACTTGTTGGCGCGAAAATGACCGCAAAAAGGTTGCGTGCCCTGCGGTTTGACAAAGACACGATCAAGTCGGTGTCTCGGCTTGTGGAACTTCACCTTCGGTTCCATGGGTACGGTGAAGGTGCGTGGACGGATTCGGCGGTTCGCCGTTATGTCACCGATGCGGGGCCTCACCTGGAGCGGCTGCACCGGTTGACCCGCGCTGACTGTACGACCCGCAACAAGAACAAGGCCCGCCGTTTGTCGCGTGCCTACGATGATCTTGAACAACGCATTGTTGCGTTGCGGGAACAAGAGGAAATTGATGCGATCCGCCCTGACCTGAATGGCGAACAGATCATGGACATCCTTGGGATTGCTCCAGGGCGTGAGGTGGGACTCGCGTACAAATACTTACTTGAACTTCGGATGGATGAAGGCCCACTGGATGAGGACACTGCCAAGGAGCGTCTCCTTCAGTGGTGGGCACAACACAACTAA
- a CDS encoding NUDIX hydrolase, with the protein MSTNERPDDRLTVPAPPGGHPLRIDPNARRHFPVYHSPHHAQSSDLPVVEETSAGGLVVAIMGTSFHAAVIARRNRAGRLEWCLPKGHLEGVETAEEAAVREIHEETGIMGVVRRALGSIDYWFTGDDRRVHKVVHHYLLDAVGGFLTVEGDPDSEAEDVEWVSFADLQTRLSYPNERRLAAMAHEILLKRRLNDSRPLPRFRPHR; encoded by the coding sequence ATGTCCACCAACGAGCGCCCAGATGACCGATTAACGGTCCCTGCGCCGCCTGGTGGCCACCCCTTGAGGATAGACCCCAACGCCCGGCGCCACTTCCCGGTGTATCACAGCCCACACCACGCGCAGTCCTCGGATCTGCCCGTTGTGGAGGAAACCTCCGCTGGTGGATTAGTTGTCGCAATCATGGGAACCTCGTTCCATGCTGCGGTCATCGCACGCAGGAACCGTGCGGGACGCTTGGAATGGTGCCTCCCCAAAGGGCATTTAGAGGGTGTGGAGACCGCAGAGGAAGCTGCGGTGCGTGAAATCCATGAAGAAACAGGGATCATGGGTGTGGTGCGTCGCGCATTGGGGTCGATTGATTATTGGTTTACCGGTGATGATCGTCGGGTCCACAAGGTTGTTCATCATTACTTGTTGGATGCTGTGGGGGGGTTCCTTACAGTGGAGGGTGACCCGGATTCTGAGGCGGAAGATGTGGAGTGGGTCTCGTTTGCTGACCTGCAAACACGTCTCAGTTACCCTAATGAGCGGCGTCTTGCCGCGATGGCGCATGAGATTCTTCTTAAGCGTCGCCTAAATGATTCGCGGCCGCTGCCCCGGTTCCGTCCCCACCGGTGA